In Dryocola sp. LX212, the genomic stretch CGATACCCATGATCCATACCGGCGTCGGGATACCCAGCGGGCGGCCGATACCGAACCAGCCGAAGACGTCGGCGTTATCCGAGAAGCCCGTGTTCACCGGGCTGCCGTTGGTGTACACCATGGTCACCCCGCGCAGCAGCAGCATCATCACCAGGGTGGCGATAAACGCCTGCACGCGGCCTTTTGCGACAATCACACCGGTCACGGCCCCGATTGCGGCCCCGAGCGCCAGCGCCGCGGCAACCGCCACCAGCGCGTTCACTTCCAGGCCAACAATCGAGGCGGCCACCGCCCCGGTCAGCGCCAGCAATGAACCGACGGACAGATCGATCCCGGAGGTGAGAATGACCAGCGTCATCCCCACCGCCATAATGGCGTTCACGGAGGTTTGCTGCAGGATGTTAAACAGGTTATTGACGGTAAAGAAATTCGGGCTGAGGCTCGACACGATGGCGATCAGCACCAGCAGGGCGATCAGCGACTTTTGATCCAGCAGCCACTCTTTTGTGAACCAGCGACGGGACGTTACAGACTGGGTACTCATTTAGCAGACTCCTGATTCACACGATTTAGCTTACCGACGGCCGCGGCCATCAGCGCCTCCTGGGTGGCCTCTTCACGGGTGAACTCCCCGCCCAGATGTCCTTCATGCATCACCATAATGCGGTCGCTCATGCCCAGCACTTCCGGCATTTCCGACGACACGAGGATGATGCTTAGCCCATCGGCCTTGAACTGGTTGATTAACTGGTAGATCTCTTTTTTTGCCCCAACGTCAACGCCGCGCGTTGGCTCATCGAGGATTAAGACTTTCGGACGCGTCATCAGCCCGCGGGCAATCGCAACCTTTTGCTGATTACCGCCGGAGAGCAGGCCAATCGGCTGTTCGATTGAAGGCGTTTTGACGTTGAACAGGCGCACAAAGTCCTGCACCGCCTGCACCTCATCTTTATGCTTCAGGCTACCGACGTTATGGCTGAAGTAGCGCAGCGCGGTCAGCGACATGTTCTCTTTGACCGACATACCGAGCACCAGCCCGTCGCGCTTGCGGTCTTCCGAGATATAAACGATGCCGTTTGCCAGGCCGTCCTGCGGTGAACGAGCCACCACTTCACGACCATCCAGCGCCACATAGCCGCCGGTACGCGGCAGCGCGCCGTAGAGTACCTTCATTAATTCTGTGCGCCCGGCCCCCATCAACCCCGCCACGCCGAGGATTTCCCCTTTGCGGAGCGTGAAGCTGACGTCATGCACGCCCGGCCCGGAAAGGTTATCGACACGCAGACGAACCTCGCCAGGCTCTTTTTTCAGGCGCGGATACTGATCTTCCAGTTTGCGGCCAACCATCATTTCGATAAGCGAGTCTTCGGTGAGCGTCGCCACTTCGCGTTCGGCTATAAACTGCCCGTCGCGGAAGACGGTAACGTCGTCGCAGATCTCAAAGATTTCTTTCATACGGTGGGAGATGTAAACGATGCCGCGTCCCTGGGATTTGAGTTCGCGGATAACGCGAAACAGCGAGTCGGTTTCGGTATCGGTTAAAGCATCCGTTGGCTCATCCATGACGATGACTTTTGATTCGAAGCTCAGCACTTTGGCAATTTCCACCATTTGCTGATCGCCAATGGAGAGGTCACCTACCAGCTTCTGGCTGTTAAAGCGCAGGTTGAGCTTCGCCAGCAACTTATCCGCCTCGGCGTACATTTTTTTCCAGTCGATTTTGCCGAAGCGGCCAACAAACTCGCGCCCGAGGAAGATGTTCTCCGCGATGCTGAGCTGCGGGATCAGGTTCAGTTCCTGGTGGATGATGCCGATACCCGCTTCCTGGGAGGCTTTCGGCCCGCTGAAGGTGGTTTCCTGCCCCAGCCAGACCAGTGAACCAGCGTCGCGCTGATAAATCCCGGTCAGGACTTTCATCATGGTCGATTTGCCCGCGCCGTTTTCCCCCACCAGCGCCATCACGCGTCCCGGGTAAACGTTCAGCGCGGCGCCAGAAAGGGCTTTTACGCCGGGGAATGATTTATCAATCCCTTTTAACTGCAGTAACGTTTCCATACCGGCCTCAGAAAGTTACGCCAGCACAGAGAATGATATTCGCATACGGGGAACACTCCCCGCTGCGAATGACCGCCTGTGCGTCGGCGGTGTGCTGCTTGAACTGCTCATGACTGATATAGCGAATTGAAATGGTATTTCCCTGGTGTTGCTGCAGTTGCTCGATGTGTCTGAGCAACGTTTCGTGGAGCTGCGGATTATGCTGTTGAATTTCCTGAGCAAGGATCGCTGCTTCAACCTGCATCTCCTGCGTGACGACGTCGACCACCTGCATAAAGCCCGGTACGCCCTGCGTCAGTGCCAAATCAATGCGCGTTGTGCTGCGCGGAATCGGCAACCCGGCATCGGCGACCACCAGCGCGTCGGTGTGGCCAAGGCGGGAGATCACGGACGAGATATCAGCGTTAAGAACAGTGCCTTTCTTCATTTTTATACTCCACTAGCGAAACGTTTCGCTAACAAGAGTGTAAGAAAGAAGCTGATGAGAAAACAACCGCGAGGTTATGAAAATGTGATCGCTATCGAAACGTTTCGCGCACGGACATTTGAGGAGGAAGCTGTAAGGCGGGTAAGCATCAGCGCCACCCACCGGAAAGCCTGCGTGGTGGAGGGCGCAGGCGCTTATCCGCCCTACAAAAAGTGAGAAAGGTTTAAATTTCTACTTGGGTACCCAGTTCGATAACCCTGTTCGGCGGGATTTCAAACTGGTCCGGCGCCCGCAGCGCATTTCGTTGCAGGGCCAGGAACAGCTTGCCGCGCAGACGCAGATACCATGGGCGTTTGCCAATGATCAGCGACTCGTGAGACATGAAGAACGAGGTTTCCATCATCCGGCAGCTCAGGCCTTCCAGACCACAGCGGCGGAACACCTCTTCCACGTTTGGCGTTTCACGCCAGCCGTAGCTCGCCACCACTCGCCAGAACGTTGGTGACAGCTGTTCGATGGAGACTCGCTTCACGTTATGCACGTAAGGCGCATCTTCCGTGCGTAGCGTCAGCAGCACAACCCGCTCGTGCAGCACTTTGTTGTGCTTGAGGTTATGTAGCATCGCAAACGGAATCACGTTCAGTGCGCGGGACATATAGACCGCGGTCCCCGGCACGCGTACCGGCGGAGATTTTTCCAGCGAGGCAATCATCGCTTCCAGAGAATTACCGTGTTCATGCATGCGACGCAGCAGGCGGAAGCGTTCGCTTTTCCATGTCGTCATGATGACAAACATCACCAGCGCCAGGGTTAGCGGCAGCCAGCCGCCGGAGAATATTTTCACCGCGTTGGCAGAAAAGAGCGGGATGTCGATGCACAGGAATCCAACGCCCATCAGCAGTACGCCAATTCGGCTCCAGTCCCAGTTTTTTCGCGCCACGGTACACAAAAGAATCGAGGTCAGCACCATCGTGCCGGTGACCGCAATCCCGTAAGCCGCGGCCAGGTTGCTGGAGTGCTCAAAGCTGACAATCACGATGACCACGGAGATATAGAGGATCCAGTTAATCGCCGGAACGTAAATCTGCCCGGATTCCATTTCTGAAGTATGAATAATGCGCATCGGCGACAGGTAGCCCAGACGCACCGCCTGACGAGTCAGCGAGAAAACACCGGAGATCACCGCCTGGGAGGCAATAACCG encodes the following:
- the rbsC gene encoding ribose ABC transporter permease, encoding MSTQSVTSRRWFTKEWLLDQKSLIALLVLIAIVSSLSPNFFTVNNLFNILQQTSVNAIMAVGMTLVILTSGIDLSVGSLLALTGAVAASIVGLEVNALVAVAAALALGAAIGAVTGVIVAKGRVQAFIATLVMMLLLRGVTMVYTNGSPVNTGFSDNADVFGWFGIGRPLGIPTPVWIMGIVFLAAWYMLHHTRLGRYIYALGGNEAATRLSGISVNKVKIIVYSLCGLLASLAGIIEVARLSSAQPTAGTGYELDAIAAVVLGGTSLAGGKGRIVGTLIGALILGFLNNGLNLLGVSSYYQMIVKAVVILLAVLVDNKKQ
- the rbsA gene encoding ribose ABC transporter ATP-binding protein RbsA, whose protein sequence is METLLQLKGIDKSFPGVKALSGAALNVYPGRVMALVGENGAGKSTMMKVLTGIYQRDAGSLVWLGQETTFSGPKASQEAGIGIIHQELNLIPQLSIAENIFLGREFVGRFGKIDWKKMYAEADKLLAKLNLRFNSQKLVGDLSIGDQQMVEIAKVLSFESKVIVMDEPTDALTDTETDSLFRVIRELKSQGRGIVYISHRMKEIFEICDDVTVFRDGQFIAEREVATLTEDSLIEMMVGRKLEDQYPRLKKEPGEVRLRVDNLSGPGVHDVSFTLRKGEILGVAGLMGAGRTELMKVLYGALPRTGGYVALDGREVVARSPQDGLANGIVYISEDRKRDGLVLGMSVKENMSLTALRYFSHNVGSLKHKDEVQAVQDFVRLFNVKTPSIEQPIGLLSGGNQQKVAIARGLMTRPKVLILDEPTRGVDVGAKKEIYQLINQFKADGLSIILVSSEMPEVLGMSDRIMVMHEGHLGGEFTREEATQEALMAAAVGKLNRVNQESAK
- the rbsD gene encoding D-ribose pyranase; the encoded protein is MKKGTVLNADISSVISRLGHTDALVVADAGLPIPRSTTRIDLALTQGVPGFMQVVDVVTQEMQVEAAILAQEIQQHNPQLHETLLRHIEQLQQHQGNTISIRYISHEQFKQHTADAQAVIRSGECSPYANIILCAGVTF
- the kup gene encoding low affinity potassium transporter Kup, translated to MSADNKQSLPAITLAAIGVVYGDIGTSPLYTLRECLSGQFGFGVERDAVFGFLSLIFWLLVLVVSVKYLTFVMRADNAGEGGILTLMSLAGRNTSAKMTSVLVIMGLIGGSFFYGEVVITPAISVMSAIEGLEIAAPSLDAYIVPLSIVVLTLLFMIQKHGTGMVGKLFAPVMLLWFLVLAVLGARSIIANPEVLQALNPAWAIHFFLEYKTVSFFALGAVVLSITGVEALYADMGHFGKFPIRIAWFIVVLPSLVLNYFGQGALLLTTPEAIKNPFFLLAPDWALIPLMILATLATVIASQAVISGVFSLTRQAVRLGYLSPMRIIHTSEMESGQIYVPAINWILYISVVIVIVSFEHSSNLAAAYGIAVTGTMVLTSILLCTVARKNWDWSRIGVLLMGVGFLCIDIPLFSANAVKIFSGGWLPLTLALVMFVIMTTWKSERFRLLRRMHEHGNSLEAMIASLEKSPPVRVPGTAVYMSRALNVIPFAMLHNLKHNKVLHERVVLLTLRTEDAPYVHNVKRVSIEQLSPTFWRVVASYGWRETPNVEEVFRRCGLEGLSCRMMETSFFMSHESLIIGKRPWYLRLRGKLFLALQRNALRAPDQFEIPPNRVIELGTQVEI